The following coding sequences are from one Halorubrum sp. BOL3-1 window:
- a CDS encoding ABC transporter ATP-binding protein, whose protein sequence is MDETTAEAGASTASAAASSTPGDGGSSGTDPVVVGEGVAKAYGDVVALGGVDLDVAAGEVFSLIGPNGAGKTTLVRALTGTTEADGDLRVFGEPPRAVDPARIGLLPQSFDPPARLTARELVDYYGGLYDAARDTESVLDDVGMADDADAWYETLSGGQKRRTCVATAVVNDPDLLFLDEPTTGIDPAGRRAIHRLIERLAAGGTTVFLTSHAMDEVERLADRVALLRDGEVVAGGAPDRLVADHGGAPRLDATTAEPATAGVVETVAAGVRERLGTDPTVEATDDGIRVRGVRPEAIGDAVDALDGAGVAFESLSWSEPSLEDVYLRLTGEEYARRGGDADVESVEAGDAEGNR, encoded by the coding sequence ATGGACGAAACGACAGCCGAAGCGGGCGCGTCGACCGCCTCGGCCGCGGCGTCGTCGACGCCGGGCGACGGCGGGAGTTCCGGTACCGACCCCGTCGTCGTCGGCGAGGGCGTCGCGAAGGCGTACGGCGACGTCGTCGCGCTCGGCGGGGTCGACCTTGACGTCGCCGCGGGCGAGGTGTTCAGTCTCATCGGCCCCAACGGCGCCGGGAAGACGACCCTAGTCCGCGCGCTCACGGGCACGACCGAGGCGGACGGCGACCTGCGCGTCTTCGGTGAGCCGCCGCGAGCGGTCGACCCCGCCCGGATCGGGCTGCTCCCGCAGTCGTTCGACCCGCCCGCGCGGCTCACGGCGCGCGAGCTGGTCGACTACTACGGCGGGCTGTACGACGCGGCGCGCGACACCGAGTCGGTCCTCGACGACGTGGGAATGGCCGACGACGCCGACGCCTGGTACGAGACGCTCTCTGGCGGCCAGAAGCGCCGGACCTGCGTCGCGACCGCCGTCGTCAACGACCCCGACCTGCTCTTCCTCGACGAGCCGACGACCGGGATCGACCCCGCCGGGCGCCGGGCGATCCACCGGCTGATCGAGCGGCTCGCCGCGGGCGGCACGACCGTCTTCCTCACGAGCCACGCGATGGACGAGGTCGAGCGGCTCGCGGACCGGGTCGCCCTCCTGCGCGACGGCGAGGTCGTCGCCGGCGGCGCGCCGGACCGCCTCGTCGCGGACCACGGCGGCGCCCCGCGGCTCGACGCGACGACCGCGGAGCCGGCGACCGCCGGGGTCGTCGAGACCGTCGCCGCCGGCGTCCGCGAGCGCCTCGGGACCGACCCGACGGTCGAGGCGACGGACGACGGGATCCGGGTGCGGGGCGTGCGCCCGGAGGCCATCGGTGACGCGGTCGACGCGCTCGACGGCGCCGGCGTCGCCTTCGAGTCGCTCTCGTGGTCGGAGCCGTCGCTTGAAGACGTGTACCTGCGTCTCACCGGCGAGGAGTACGCCCGGCGCGGCGGGGACGCGGACGTCGAGTCGGTCGAAGCGGGCGACGCGGAGGGCAACCGATGA
- a CDS encoding zinc ribbon domain-containing protein: protein MTTVHFTCTDCAQTIEVNDAMRETILDAGCPVCTATAAEEDFAATCESVTHD from the coding sequence TTGACTACCGTTCACTTCACCTGTACGGACTGCGCGCAGACCATCGAGGTCAACGACGCGATGCGCGAGACGATACTCGACGCCGGCTGCCCGGTGTGTACCGCGACCGCGGCCGAGGAGGACTTCGCCGCGACCTGCGAGTCAGTGACCCACGACTGA
- the folP gene encoding dihydropteroate synthase, producing the protein MDYHEAAAFLFDLRRFSVKPGTERVEALLAHLDSPEEEVSFVQVAGSNGKGSTARMTESVLREAGLSVGLYTSPHLSALTERVRVDGREMTDAAVADFVKEVRPWLVDRAAAGEPLTFFEVVTAMAVHEFARRDVDVAVLEVGLGGEYDATSAVDPVATAITNVSLEHTAVLGDTLQEIARTKARIARPDAPFVTACEGEALDVVREVAGEVGAPVTRVTGERDPGDRDSADPPAFAVTHEGRVSATDAEITLAGEREGTYRIPLVGAHQATNAAVAVALADRTVDALADGSLADRTAAVSPEAGLPDRAVRDGLARATWPGRFDVVDTAPLTVLDGAHNPAAARTLTATLDEYDYDDLHLVYAAMYDKDHAETAAALPDAATAVTCRPAVDRAEDPEVLAVALRSAGVDRVTEGDDVSDALAVAVDRADPDDCVLLVGSLFAVAEVRAARTRTVRERTVRDAGDAAHALDTAGVPPAGVESHRDGVDHRVLTLRLRGDRAERVAAEARTVGGDAALGGFGADEDRGAGGERVPVTVAGTVAELDALVDRLTADDRGGPGGLGGVADDLAAAVETDAEGGDTDSTDDYPWTERTAVMGVLNVTPDSFHDGGRHADLDDAVAGVERMVDAGVDVVDVGGESTRPGAEPVPVDEETERVVPTVEAIQSVPAVGSGDVLVSVDTRKPEVAAAVLDAGADVINDVTGLEDPEMRSVVADADCPVIVMHSLDAPVDPDADPEYDDVVAEVTDALRERLALADTAGIDRDRVVVDPGIGFGKSPAEDFELLARCGEFAALGCPVLVGHSHKSLYGAVGRDADDREHATVAGTALAADRGADIVRVHDVAENRAAVDVAAAVNGSLRDADDPAEDAE; encoded by the coding sequence ATGGATTACCACGAGGCGGCGGCGTTCCTCTTCGACCTCCGCCGCTTCTCGGTCAAGCCCGGCACGGAGCGCGTCGAGGCCCTCCTCGCGCACCTCGACTCGCCGGAGGAGGAGGTCTCGTTCGTCCAGGTCGCCGGGTCGAACGGGAAGGGCAGCACGGCGCGGATGACGGAGTCGGTCCTGCGAGAGGCCGGTCTCTCGGTCGGACTGTACACCTCGCCGCACCTCTCGGCGCTCACCGAACGCGTCCGCGTCGACGGCCGGGAGATGACCGACGCCGCGGTCGCTGACTTCGTGAAGGAAGTCCGCCCGTGGCTGGTCGACCGGGCGGCCGCCGGCGAGCCGCTCACCTTCTTCGAGGTCGTCACCGCGATGGCGGTCCACGAGTTCGCGCGGCGCGACGTCGATGTCGCGGTCCTGGAGGTCGGTCTCGGCGGCGAGTACGACGCGACGAGCGCGGTCGACCCGGTCGCGACCGCGATCACGAACGTCTCTTTAGAACACACCGCGGTCCTCGGCGACACGCTCCAGGAGATCGCCCGCACGAAGGCCCGGATCGCTCGCCCCGACGCGCCGTTCGTCACCGCCTGCGAGGGCGAGGCGCTCGACGTGGTCCGCGAGGTCGCGGGCGAGGTCGGGGCGCCCGTGACGCGGGTGACCGGGGAGCGCGATCCCGGCGACAGAGATTCCGCCGACCCGCCGGCGTTCGCGGTGACTCACGAGGGCCGGGTCAGCGCCACCGACGCCGAGATCACCCTCGCCGGCGAGCGCGAGGGGACCTACCGGATCCCGCTCGTCGGCGCCCACCAGGCGACGAACGCGGCGGTCGCCGTCGCGCTCGCGGACCGGACGGTCGACGCGCTCGCGGACGGTTCGCTTGCGGACCGGACCGCGGCGGTGTCACCGGAGGCCGGTCTCCCCGACCGCGCGGTCCGCGACGGCCTCGCGCGGGCGACGTGGCCGGGCCGGTTCGATGTGGTCGACACCGCGCCGCTGACCGTCCTCGACGGCGCGCACAACCCCGCGGCCGCCCGGACCCTCACCGCGACGCTCGACGAGTACGACTACGACGACCTCCACCTCGTCTATGCCGCGATGTACGACAAGGACCACGCGGAGACGGCCGCGGCGCTCCCCGACGCGGCGACGGCGGTCACCTGTCGGCCCGCGGTCGACCGCGCGGAGGATCCCGAGGTCCTCGCCGTCGCGCTCCGATCCGCCGGGGTCGACCGCGTCACCGAGGGCGACGACGTGTCGGACGCGCTCGCGGTCGCGGTCGACCGCGCCGACCCGGACGACTGCGTGCTGCTGGTCGGGTCGCTGTTCGCGGTCGCGGAGGTTCGGGCCGCCCGCACCCGGACGGTCCGCGAGCGAACGGTCCGCGACGCGGGGGACGCCGCCCACGCGCTCGACACGGCCGGCGTCCCGCCGGCGGGCGTCGAGAGCCACCGCGACGGCGTCGATCACCGCGTCCTCACGCTCCGGCTGCGCGGTGACCGCGCCGAGCGGGTCGCGGCCGAGGCCCGGACCGTCGGGGGCGACGCGGCCCTCGGGGGATTCGGCGCGGACGAGGACCGCGGCGCCGGCGGCGAGCGGGTGCCCGTCACCGTCGCGGGGACCGTCGCGGAACTCGACGCGCTCGTCGACCGGCTGACCGCGGACGACCGCGGCGGCCCGGGCGGACTCGGCGGGGTGGCCGACGACCTCGCCGCGGCGGTCGAGACCGACGCCGAAGGCGGCGACACCGATTCGACCGACGACTACCCCTGGACAGAGCGCACCGCCGTGATGGGGGTTCTCAACGTCACGCCGGACTCCTTCCACGACGGCGGGCGCCACGCGGACCTCGACGACGCGGTCGCGGGCGTCGAGCGGATGGTCGATGCCGGCGTCGACGTCGTCGATGTCGGCGGGGAGTCGACCCGCCCCGGCGCGGAGCCGGTCCCGGTCGACGAGGAGACCGAGCGCGTCGTGCCGACGGTCGAGGCGATCCAGTCGGTGCCGGCGGTGGGGTCGGGCGATGTCCTCGTCTCCGTCGACACCCGGAAGCCCGAGGTCGCGGCGGCGGTGCTCGACGCGGGCGCGGACGTCATCAACGACGTGACCGGGCTGGAGGACCCGGAGATGCGGTCGGTCGTCGCCGACGCTGACTGCCCGGTGATCGTGATGCACAGCCTCGACGCACCGGTAGACCCGGACGCGGACCCCGAGTACGACGACGTGGTTGCCGAGGTGACCGACGCGTTGCGCGAGCGGCTCGCGCTCGCCGACACGGCCGGCATCGACCGCGACCGCGTGGTCGTCGACCCCGGCATCGGTTTCGGCAAGTCGCCGGCGGAGGACTTCGAGCTGCTCGCGCGCTGCGGGGAGTTCGCGGCGCTCGGCTGCCCCGTCCTCGTCGGCCACTCGCACAAGTCGCTGTACGGCGCGGTCGGGCGCGACGCCGACGACCGCGAGCACGCGACGGTCGCGGGCACCGCGCTCGCCGCCGACCGCGGCGCCGATATCGTCCGGGTCCACGACGTCGCGGAGAACCGCGCGGCGGTCGATGTCGCGGCCGCGGTGAACGGCTCCCTCCGCGACGCCGACGACCCCGCGGAGGACGCGGAGTGA
- a CDS encoding ABC transporter permease → MTRLGRIRTEALAASRSFARRRTAVFFTFFFPVILVVIFGALVRTQPTGGGLFAEPAGYYIPGYLAVVVLFTPLSRVGSEIARHRDGGRFEKLATTPLSRAEWLLAHTLVNVAIIGAASLLILGLVLAVTDATLIVSSALAVLPVFVAVGVALFCGLGAVLGAVADSQDGVIAASNTVALPLLFLSETFVTPSLLPEWFLPAVAASPLTYFARGTRAVTFEGGAWGGDLLVLTALAAGFLAVGAYAVPRTE, encoded by the coding sequence ATGACCCGACTCGGCCGGATCCGAACGGAGGCGCTCGCGGCGTCGCGCTCGTTCGCCCGCCGCCGGACGGCGGTGTTTTTCACGTTCTTTTTCCCCGTCATCCTGGTCGTCATCTTCGGCGCGCTGGTGCGGACCCAGCCGACCGGGGGCGGCCTCTTCGCGGAGCCGGCGGGCTACTACATCCCGGGCTACCTCGCGGTCGTCGTCCTGTTCACGCCGCTGTCGCGGGTCGGCTCCGAGATCGCGCGTCACCGCGACGGCGGGCGGTTCGAGAAGCTGGCGACGACGCCGCTGTCGCGCGCCGAGTGGCTCCTCGCGCACACGCTCGTCAACGTCGCGATCATCGGCGCCGCGAGCCTGCTCATCCTCGGTCTCGTGTTAGCAGTGACGGACGCGACGCTGATCGTCTCGTCCGCGCTGGCCGTGCTCCCGGTCTTCGTCGCGGTCGGGGTCGCGCTCTTCTGCGGGCTCGGCGCCGTCCTCGGCGCGGTCGCGGACTCGCAGGACGGCGTGATCGCCGCGAGCAACACGGTCGCGCTCCCCCTCCTCTTCCTCTCCGAGACGTTCGTCACCCCGTCGCTGCTGCCGGAGTGGTTCCTGCCGGCGGTCGCCGCCTCGCCGCTGACGTACTTCGCGCGCGGGACCCGAGCGGTCACCTTCGAGGGCGGCGCGTGGGGCGGCGACCTGCTCGTGTTGACCGCGCTCGCCGCCGGCTTCCTCGCGGTCGGCGCGTACGCGGTGCCGCGGACGGAGTGA